The Stigmatella ashevillena genomic sequence TTTGTTTTCCATGACGCCTCCGTGGTGAGTATCCGCGATGTGGCGCCCCGGTTCCGCCGGGTCGAACTCGCGGGCCCGGCGCTCCAGGGCATTCGCTGGGAAGCTGGCGACAAGGTCCAGGTCTTCCTGCCCGAGACCGGCGACATGCGGACCTACACGCCGCTCTCCTGGGATTCGCAGAAGGGCACCACGGCGTTCCTCATCTACCTCCATGGAGAGGCGCCAGGAGCGGCGTGGGGACGGACGCTTCGGGAGGGCACGCAGTTCCAGTTCTTCGGGCCCCGGCGCTCCTTGTCCCTCGGGGACTCCCCCGCGCCCCTCCTCTTCTTCGGAGATGAAACTTCGTTCGGGGTGGCCCACGCGCTCAAGCAGGCCCATCCCAAGCGCGATCTGACGTGCGTCTTCGAAGTCACACGGCGCGAGGACTGCGCGGAGGCCCTGCGCGAACTCGGGTTCGAGGGCTCGGACGTCGAACGCTCGGCGGGCGATGCGCACCTGGCGGAAGTCCAGGAGCGACTCAAAGGCGTGCTCCATGCGCGTCCGGAAGCCCGCCTCGTGATGACGGGCAAGGCCCAATCCATCCAGGCCCTCCGGGCACGGCTCAAGTCCGGCGGACTCCCCGCTCCCGCTCAAGTCAAGGCGTACTGGTCTGTCGGGAAAACGGGTTTGGATTGATTTTCATACAATCCGTGTTATCGCGCGTCTTTCTGGTGAGGCAGTCCCACGAAAGGCGGTGCACTGGTGAGTCAACGAAACCTGAGGCAAGCACATCCGCTGTTCACCTGCGGTTTGAAGGCAGCCAGCCTGGCCTTGCTCTGGCCACTCTGGACACAGGAGGCCCTGGCAGCCACGCCTCCCTCGGACTTCGTGAACGCGCTGCGCGGGAGTAACTCCGGCGGCGCCTACTCCCGGGGCAACACGTTCCCCGCGGCAGCGGTGCCCTTCGGCTTCAACTTCTGGACGCCGATGACCGACGCGAACTCGAAGAGCTGGATCTACGATTACACGCGGGGCTCGATCCAGGCCTTCACCATCAGCCACATGCCGAGCCCCTGGATGAGCGACCGCCAGACCTTCCAGGTCATGCCCCAATCGGGCGCGGTGACCGTGGATCGCGCGGCCCGGGGCGCGCTCTTCAGCCACGCGAACGAAACGGCCAAGGCCCACTATTACAGCGTGAAGTTCAACAGCGGCCTGCAGACCGAGATCGCGCCGACGGACCATGGAGCGTCGTGGCGGTTCACCTTTCCGGGCACGGCCTCCTACCTGCTGTTCGACACCGCGGACGGCATCGGGGGCTCGCTCTCCATCGACCGGACCAACGGCGTCGTCTCGGGCTACACGGACCACTCGACCGGCTGGGGGCCCGCGCCCCGCATGTATGTCTACGCGAAGTTCAGCAAGCCGATCGTGGACTCGCTGAGCGTCACGGGCCAGCGCGCCGTCACCTCGTGGATCCGCTTCAACACCGTCGCGGGCGAGAAGGTGACCATGTCGATCGCCACGTCCTTCATCAGCGTGGCCCAGGCACAGTCCAACCTCGCGCAGGAGATCGGCACGAAGGGCTTCGACACCGTCAAGCAGGAGGCCCAGAGCGCCTGGGACAGCGTGCTGGGCAAGATCGAAGTGGAAGGCGCCACGGACGATCAGAAGACCATCCTCTACTCCAACCTGTACCGGGCCTTCCTGTACCCGAACTCCGCCTGGGAGAACGTGGGCGGCACGCCCAGCTACGCGAGCCCTTACGCGAGCGGCCACCCAGTGAAGACTGGAAAGGTCTACGTCAACAACGGCTTCTGGGACACGTACCGGACCACCTGGCCGCTGTATGCGCTGCTGATCCCCAACAAGACCGGCGAGATGCTCGACGGGTTCGTCAACGGCTACAAGGACGGAGGGTGGGTCACCCGCTGGTCCGCTCCCGGATACGCCAACATCATGGTGGGGACCAACTCGGACGTCATCTTCGCCGATGCCTACCTGAAGGGCGTGCGCAACTTCGATGTCCCCGCCGCCTACGACTCGATGCTGCGCAACGCGGCCACCTACAGCAGCGATCCGGCCCGGGGCCGCAAGGGAATGCACCGGTCCGTCTTCCTGGGCTACACGCCGCAAGACGTCGTGGGAGAGTCGACGTCCTGGTCCCTGGAGGGATACCTCAATGACTTCGGCATCGGCCAGCTGGCCCAGGCCCTGGGCAAGACAGAAGACGCCCAGTACTACCTGAACCGCTCCCTGAACTACGTCACCCTCTTCTCGCCTTCCGTCGGGTTCTTCCGCGGAAAGAACGCGAACGGCACGTGGCGGACCTCTGACGCGGACTTCAAGGCGAACCGCTGGGGCTGCGAGTACACCGAGGGCAACGCCTGGCACTACAGCGTGCTCGCCCCCCAGGATGGGCAAGGGCTGGCCAACCTCTATTCGGGCAAGAGCGGCCTGGCCAACAAGATCGATGCCTTGTTCTCGGCCCCCCGCGACTACGACGTGGGCTGCTACGGCGGCGTCATCCACGAGATGAAGGAGGGGTACGACGTGAACATGGGGCAGTACGCTCACTCCAACCAGCCCGTGCACCACACGCTCTACATGTACAGCTACGCGGGCACCCCCTGGCGGATCCAGGAGCGCGTCCGGGACATCCTCAACACCCAGTACCAGTCAGGCCTCACCAACGGGTACGGCTACCTGGGCGACGAGGACAATGGCGAGATGTCGGCGTGGTACCTCTTCAGCGCGATGGGCTTCTACCCGGTCAGCATGGGCCGCCCGGAGTACGCGATCGGCGCGCCGTTCTTCACGAAGATGACCGTCCACCTGGAGAACGGAGCGGACATCGTCATCAACGCCCCGAACGCCAGCGACACGAACCGGTACATCCAGAGTGTGACGCTGAACGGGCAGCCGTATGCCCGGAACTACCTGCCCCACACCGCGCTCTCCAACGGCGCCACGCTCAACTTCACGATGGGCGCCTCGGCCACCAACTGGGGCTCGGCGAGCAGCGATCTGCCCCCCTCCCTCACCACGGGCTCCGCCATCGCCCAGCCGCTGGCCGACGTGGCCAAGGGCGGGACAGTCTCCGCCAGCGCCGACAACGCGGCGAGCGGAGAAGGCTCCGCGCAGGGCTTCGACGACAACTCGCTGACCAAGTGGCTCGCCTTCCAGTCCACGCCGTGGATCCGCTATCAGCTCTCGGGCGGGGCGAAGACGGTCAAGATGTACACCCTGACGTCCGCCAATGACTTCCCTGGCAGGGATCCGAAGAGCTGGACGCTCCAGGCCTCCAACGATGGCTCCTCCTGGGTCACCCTGGATACGCGGACAGGACAGGACTTCCCGTGGCGATACCAGACACGCGCATTCGCGCTGACCAACAACACGCCCTACAGTCAGTACCGGCTGCAGATCAACGAGACCCACGGCGACTCGATCACCCAGTTGGCGGAGATCGAGCTGCTCGGGAAGTAGTGCGGCCCGGCGTTCACCATCGCTTCTGAAAGTGAGGAACACATGTTGATTCGATCCACTGTCTTCCGGATGAGCTCCTCGGCCCTGCTGGCCGGCTTGATGCTCGTGGGCACCGGGTGCAAGAGCGACAAGAAGCCCGAGGGGAGCGGAGATACCGCCGCGAAACCGGCGGCCCCGCAGGAGCTGACCATCGCCCTGCTGCTGCCCGAGTCGAAGACGATGCGGTACGAGTCCTTCGACCGCCCGTACTTCGAGAAGAAGGTCCGGGAGCTGTGCACGGAATGTAAGATCATCTACAGCAACGCGGACCAAGACGCGTCCAAGCAGCAGAACCAGGCCGAGGCGGCGCTGACCAACGGCGCCAAGGTCCTGGTGCTCGATCCCGTGGACTCCTTGTCGGTGGTCTCGGTCGTGGCCCGCGCCCGTCAGGCCAAGATCCCGGTCGTCAGCTATGACCGGCTGATCCTCAACGCGGACGTCGACTACTACATCTCCTTCGACAACGAGAAGATCGGCCAGCTCCAGGGCCAGGCCCTGGTCGACAAGCTCAAGGCGGACGGCAAGGACAAGGGCACCATCGTGGTGATCAACGGTTCGCCCACGGACAACAACGCCAAGCTCTACAAGAATGGCGCGCACAGCGTCATCGACGGGAGCGGCCTGGTGATTGGGGCCGAGTACGACACGCCGGACTGGAGCCCCGACAAGGCCCAGCAGCAGATGGAGCAGGCCATCACCAAGCTGGGCAAGGACAAGATCGCGGGCGTGTATGCGGCCAACGACGGCATGGCGGGCGGCGCCATCGCCGCGATGAAGGCCGCGGGCTTCAACCCGCTGCCCCCCGTCACGGGCCAAGACTCGGAGCTGGCCGCGATCCAGCGGGTCGTCGCGGGCGAGCAGTACATGACCATCTACAAGGCCATGAAGCTGGAGGCAGAGGCGGCCGCCGAGGTGGCGGTGGCGCTCGCGCGGGGCGGCCAGCCTGCCGCGGACAAGGTCAACGGCAAGGTCAACAACGGCCTGAAGGACGTGCCCTCTATTCTTCTGACCGCGGGCACGGTCACGAAGGACAACGTGAAGAGCACGGTGGTGGCCGACGGCTTCTGGAAGGCCGAGCAGATCTGCGAGGGCGCCTACAAGGAAGCCTGCGCGACGGCCCAGGTCCAGTAGCAGTCTCCGAGGGGAGCGCCGAGGCACCACACCGGCGCTCTCCTCGCCCCTGAGGGCTACAGGCCCACGACGGCGTGCCGCTCCAGATCGATGAAGAGCACGGCGAACGAGCGAACCTTGATGGCCAGGCTTTGCGCCATGACGTTCAGGTCCCGGTTGTGGGGGAACCGATGGAGCGAATCCAGCAGTTGCCAGTCCCCCTCCGCGAGCTTGTGCGTGAGGAACTTCTCCCAGTTCTTCTGGGCATCCAGCTTCGGCATGGCGGGGATGCCTCCCTTGTCGAAGAACCGGGACAGCAGCCCATTGAGCACCTGACGGGCATTGCCCTCGCTGAGTTGGAGGTGCTGAAGCGCGTCCTTCATCTCCTGAGGATTGCCCCCCAGGTGCTGGGAGAGCAACGTTCCCCCCGTGCTCCGCCGCGCGGGCCAGTAGGCATTCTCCGCCAGGGTCCTCACCTGCTCGAAGGCGTCCATCACCACGGGTTTCAGCGAGGAGGGTACCCGGCTGGAGAGGGCCTCGAACGCAGCAGAGATCTCCTGCCAGAACCGATCGATGAGCAGCGCGCCCTCGGCAACCCCTTGCGCCCGCTCCGGAATGCCTGCCAGGGCCAAGGCCCAGTCTTTCAGGCTCACCCGCCTGCCATGCACGTCCTTCCGGGCGATGACCTTGGACAGGTTGTCCATCAGCCGGATCTCATGGCAAGGAAAGCCATGGAGGGCCGCCACCCGCTCCAGCCGCGCCATGCCCTCCACCGCGAAGTCGAACTCCGCTGACGACACACCCCCCGA encodes the following:
- a CDS encoding siderophore-interacting protein; amino-acid sequence: MASVKALIGSALGRFVFHDASVVSIRDVAPRFRRVELAGPALQGIRWEAGDKVQVFLPETGDMRTYTPLSWDSQKGTTAFLIYLHGEAPGAAWGRTLREGTQFQFFGPRRSLSLGDSPAPLLFFGDETSFGVAHALKQAHPKRDLTCVFEVTRREDCAEALRELGFEGSDVERSAGDAHLAEVQERLKGVLHARPEARLVMTGKAQSIQALRARLKSGGLPAPAQVKAYWSVGKTGLD
- a CDS encoding GH92 family glycosyl hydrolase, producing MSQRNLRQAHPLFTCGLKAASLALLWPLWTQEALAATPPSDFVNALRGSNSGGAYSRGNTFPAAAVPFGFNFWTPMTDANSKSWIYDYTRGSIQAFTISHMPSPWMSDRQTFQVMPQSGAVTVDRAARGALFSHANETAKAHYYSVKFNSGLQTEIAPTDHGASWRFTFPGTASYLLFDTADGIGGSLSIDRTNGVVSGYTDHSTGWGPAPRMYVYAKFSKPIVDSLSVTGQRAVTSWIRFNTVAGEKVTMSIATSFISVAQAQSNLAQEIGTKGFDTVKQEAQSAWDSVLGKIEVEGATDDQKTILYSNLYRAFLYPNSAWENVGGTPSYASPYASGHPVKTGKVYVNNGFWDTYRTTWPLYALLIPNKTGEMLDGFVNGYKDGGWVTRWSAPGYANIMVGTNSDVIFADAYLKGVRNFDVPAAYDSMLRNAATYSSDPARGRKGMHRSVFLGYTPQDVVGESTSWSLEGYLNDFGIGQLAQALGKTEDAQYYLNRSLNYVTLFSPSVGFFRGKNANGTWRTSDADFKANRWGCEYTEGNAWHYSVLAPQDGQGLANLYSGKSGLANKIDALFSAPRDYDVGCYGGVIHEMKEGYDVNMGQYAHSNQPVHHTLYMYSYAGTPWRIQERVRDILNTQYQSGLTNGYGYLGDEDNGEMSAWYLFSAMGFYPVSMGRPEYAIGAPFFTKMTVHLENGADIVINAPNASDTNRYIQSVTLNGQPYARNYLPHTALSNGATLNFTMGASATNWGSASSDLPPSLTTGSAIAQPLADVAKGGTVSASADNAASGEGSAQGFDDNSLTKWLAFQSTPWIRYQLSGGAKTVKMYTLTSANDFPGRDPKSWTLQASNDGSSWVTLDTRTGQDFPWRYQTRAFALTNNTPYSQYRLQINETHGDSITQLAEIELLGK
- a CDS encoding ABC transporter substrate-binding protein; amino-acid sequence: MLIRSTVFRMSSSALLAGLMLVGTGCKSDKKPEGSGDTAAKPAAPQELTIALLLPESKTMRYESFDRPYFEKKVRELCTECKIIYSNADQDASKQQNQAEAALTNGAKVLVLDPVDSLSVVSVVARARQAKIPVVSYDRLILNADVDYYISFDNEKIGQLQGQALVDKLKADGKDKGTIVVINGSPTDNNAKLYKNGAHSVIDGSGLVIGAEYDTPDWSPDKAQQQMEQAITKLGKDKIAGVYAANDGMAGGAIAAMKAAGFNPLPPVTGQDSELAAIQRVVAGEQYMTIYKAMKLEAEAAAEVAVALARGGQPAADKVNGKVNNGLKDVPSILLTAGTVTKDNVKSTVVADGFWKAEQICEGAYKEACATAQVQ